One stretch of Oncorhynchus masou masou isolate Uvic2021 chromosome 9, UVic_Omas_1.1, whole genome shotgun sequence DNA includes these proteins:
- the hmbsb gene encoding hydroxymethylbilane synthase, b gives MSGETSSQNANGKVSRVIRIGTRKSQLARIQTDSVAEKLKRLYPDVHLEIVGMTTTGDKILDTALSKIGEKSLFTKELETALERNEVDLVVHSLKDLPTTLPPGFTIGAVLKRENPHDAVVLHPKNMGKSLDTLPDKSVIGTSSLRRAAQLKKRFPHLEFKDIRGNLNTRLKKLDEKDDFSAIILAAAGLRRMGWDSRVSQILGPEDCMYAVGQGALAIEVRARDEDILEMVSVLHDPDTVLRCIAERAFLRRLEGGCSVPVAVHTEVKDSQLYLTGAVYSLDGSDSLKETMQTSIASDNKVEERVDERVQRVGVTANNMPGPAQDASEKLGLDLANLLLSKGAKEILTVARQLNDAR, from the exons AATGCTAATGGGAAAGTTAGCCGGGTCATAAGAATTGGAACCCGAAAGAGCCAG CTGGCTCGTATTCAGACGGACAGCGTTGCAGAGAAGCTGAAGAGACTGTACCCCGATGTCCACTTAGAAATAG TTGGCATGACAACTACAGGGGACAAAATCCTTGACACAGCATTATCAAAG ATTGGAGAGAAGAGCCTTTTCACCAAAGAACTGGAGACTGCTCTGGAGAGAAACGA AGTAGACTTGGTGGTCCACTCTTTGAAAGACTTGCCCACGACTCTACCTCCTGGCTTTACCATAGGAGCTGTGCTAAA GCGCGAGAACCCCCATGACGCAGTGGTCTTGCATCCCAAAAACATGGGAAAATCCCTTGACACCCTGCCCGACAAGAG TGTGATAGGCACAAGTTCCCTACGACGGGCTGCTCAGCTAAAGAAAAGATTCCCCCACCTGGAGTTTAAAGATATT CGAGGAAACCTCAACACAAGGTTGAAGAAGCTGGATGAGAAGGACGACTTCTCTGCCATTATACTGGCTGCAGCTGGACTCCGTCGCATGGGCTGGGATAGCCGAGTCagccag ATCCTGGGCCCTGAGGACTGCATGTACGCTGTTGGACAG GGGGCTCTTGCCATCGAGGTGCGGGCCAGAGACGAGGACATCCTGGAGATGGTGTCTGTTCTGCACGACCCCGACACGGTCCTGCGCTGTATAGCAGAGCGAGCCTTCCTCAGACGACTG GAGGGGGGTTGCAGTGTACCAGTTGCTGTCCACACTGAAGTCAAGGACTCTCAG CTCTACCTGACGGGAGCCGTGTACAGCCTGGATGGTTCAGACAGCCTCAAGGAGACCATGCAGACCAGCATTGCTTCAGACAATAAG GTGGAAGAGCGAGTGGATGAGCGGGTGCAGCGTGTTGGCGTAACAGCGAACAACATGCCAGGCCCGGCCCAGGATGCATCTGAGAAGCTAGGTCTAGACTTGGCCAATCTACTTCTGAGTAAAGGGGCGAAGGAGATCCTTACCGTGGCCAGGCAACTTAACGATGCGCGATAA